One window of Tepidanaerobacter acetatoxydans Re1 genomic DNA carries:
- a CDS encoding GIY-YIG nuclease family protein encodes MDKKELIAKYKERPITGGVFRITNTKNGKYLLGSGIDMKGSKNLFDFSVSTNSCFHLKLKKDWDLYGAKAFEFDVLDEIEKEPDQETKSFAEDLKILEQMWRERLGGDEY; translated from the coding sequence ATGGATAAAAAAGAACTCATTGCAAAATATAAGGAGAGGCCTATTACCGGAGGAGTATTTAGGATAACAAATACCAAAAACGGTAAGTATTTGCTAGGCAGTGGTATCGATATGAAGGGTTCTAAAAACCTATTTGACTTTTCTGTTTCCACCAATTCCTGTTTCCATTTGAAGCTAAAGAAGGACTGGGATTTGTATGGAGCAAAGGCTTTTGAGTTTGATGTGCTAGATGAGATTGAAAAAGAACCTGACCAGGAAACAAAAAGCTTTGCCGAGGATTTAAAAATACTTGAACAGATGTGGCGGGAAAGGCTGGGCGGAGATGAGTATTAA
- the pth gene encoding aminoacyl-tRNA hydrolase: protein MFLIAGLGNPGKEYENTRHNVGFMTLDVIAEKLDVKINKVKFKGLLGETVYNKEKILLLKPLTFMNLSGQSVADALNFYKISLEQLIVIYDDMDLPVGRLRIKPEGGSGGHRGMDSIIYQLASDKICRIRIGIGRPDEQKDPVGHVLGRFYGDEIEKIKAAIEAAAKAALCIVSDGVEQAMNMYNGFEA, encoded by the coding sequence TTGTTTTTGATAGCCGGCTTAGGAAATCCGGGGAAAGAATACGAAAATACCCGACACAATGTAGGCTTCATGACTCTTGATGTCATAGCAGAAAAACTAGACGTAAAAATAAATAAAGTAAAATTTAAAGGGCTGCTGGGTGAAACTGTGTATAACAAAGAGAAGATTTTACTGCTAAAGCCACTTACGTTTATGAATCTGTCAGGTCAGAGCGTTGCCGATGCTTTAAATTTTTATAAAATTTCTTTAGAGCAGCTCATAGTGATTTATGATGATATGGACTTGCCAGTAGGCCGTTTGCGCATAAAGCCTGAGGGCGGCAGCGGCGGTCATCGAGGCATGGATTCAATAATATACCAACTGGCTTCTGACAAAATTTGCCGAATCCGCATAGGAATAGGCAGGCCTGATGAACAAAAAGACCCGGTTGGTCATGTTTTAGGCAGGTTTTACGGTGATGAAATTGAAAAAATCAAAGCTGCCATAGAAGCGGCAGCAAAGGCAGCTCTTTGCATAGTATCTGATGGTGTTGAACAAGCAATGAATATGTACAATGGGTTTGAAGCATAG
- a CDS encoding NAD(P)/FAD-dependent oxidoreductase: protein MSKIDPLKIYVVGGGASGMMAALSARYSGADVTILERNPRVGKKILATGNGRCNFTNINADVKYYHGQNPEFIYGALSAFDVSRTMGFFEKLGIVPRVEDAGKVFPMSDQASSVLDVLLYELNRIGVNIICNAFVKEIRKTKNEFTLVLEDGRIFEGNRVILACGGKAMPSSGSDGSGFDLAKNLGHKIVDISPALVQLKLAGDFFKQIEGVKFVGTAEVLSGKKVLAKDKGDILFANYGVSGPPILQISRKAVELLKANKEAVLKISVIDNMTQKELERFLEKRFKNMQEKSLDFSMVGFVNKRLIPVLLKQAGIKDIRKPVRELSSADRQKIANILTDWRFKITGTKSWPSAQVTAGGVDTSQIDPLTMESALVKGLYFCGEILDIDGACGGFNLQWAWSSGYLAGKSSSM from the coding sequence ATGTCTAAAATAGATCCATTAAAAATATATGTAGTTGGCGGAGGAGCTTCAGGTATGATGGCAGCCCTTTCCGCTCGATATAGCGGTGCTGATGTGACCATCCTAGAGCGAAATCCTCGGGTGGGCAAGAAAATTCTGGCTACCGGTAATGGAAGGTGTAATTTTACTAATATCAACGCTGATGTAAAATATTATCACGGGCAAAACCCCGAATTCATATATGGTGCCCTGTCAGCCTTTGATGTATCTAGGACTATGGGTTTTTTCGAAAAACTAGGTATTGTTCCGCGAGTGGAAGACGCAGGTAAGGTGTTTCCCATGTCTGATCAAGCTTCGAGTGTTTTAGATGTGCTTTTGTACGAGCTAAATCGCATCGGCGTAAATATCATCTGTAATGCTTTTGTGAAAGAAATAAGGAAAACTAAAAATGAATTTACGCTGGTGCTTGAAGATGGCAGAATCTTCGAGGGTAATCGGGTGATTTTAGCCTGTGGCGGCAAAGCCATGCCATCCTCCGGTTCTGATGGCAGCGGTTTTGATTTGGCTAAAAATCTGGGCCATAAAATAGTGGATATTTCCCCTGCCCTTGTTCAGCTAAAACTTGCGGGGGATTTCTTCAAGCAGATTGAGGGTGTCAAGTTCGTAGGCACTGCCGAGGTTTTATCTGGTAAAAAAGTCTTGGCCAAAGATAAGGGGGATATACTTTTTGCAAATTATGGTGTGTCCGGTCCGCCCATATTGCAGATTAGCCGCAAGGCAGTGGAGTTGCTGAAGGCAAATAAGGAGGCTGTTTTAAAAATCTCTGTCATAGATAATATGACTCAAAAAGAGCTGGAGAGATTCTTGGAAAAGCGCTTTAAAAATATGCAGGAAAAAAGTTTGGATTTTAGTATGGTGGGCTTTGTAAATAAGCGGCTTATACCGGTTTTGCTTAAGCAGGCAGGCATAAAAGATATAAGAAAACCTGTCCGAGAACTTTCCTCTGCAGACAGGCAAAAGATTGCAAATATCTTAACAGATTGGAGATTTAAAATAACCGGAACTAAATCTTGGCCCAGTGCTCAAGTAACTGCAGGTGGTGTTGATACTAGTCAGATTGACCCTTTGACAATGGAGTCAGCATTAGTAAAGGGCCTGTATTTCTGCGGTGAAATCCTAGATATCGATGGGGCTTGCGGAGGCTTTAACCTCCAATGGGCTTGGTCCTCAGGATATTTAGCCGGTAAATCCTCTTCGATGTAA